In a genomic window of Myxococcus fulvus:
- the groL gene encoding chaperonin GroEL (60 kDa chaperone family; promotes refolding of misfolded polypeptides especially under stressful conditions; forms two stacked rings of heptamers to form a barrel-shaped 14mer; ends can be capped by GroES; misfolded proteins enter the barrel where they are refolded when GroES binds) yields MAAKEIFFHQSAREAILRGVRTLADAVAVTLGPKGRNVVIEKSFGSPTITKDGVTVAKEIDLENKFENMGAQMVKEVASKTSDKAGDGTTTATVLARAIYEEGLKLVAAGHSPMDLKRGIDKAVEVVVEELKKISKPTSDKKEIAQVGTISANGDETIGTIIADAMEKVGKEGVITVEEAKGLETTLDVVEGMQFDRGYVSPYFVTNRERMEVVVDDPYILISEKKISSMQDMIPILEQVARSGKPLLIIADDIEGEALATLVVNKIRGVLNVAAVKAPGFGDRRKEMLKDIATLTGGMVVSEDLGHTYEKLTLAELGRAKRITVDKDNTTIVDGNGKKEEIEGRIKLIRGQMDTVTSDYDREKLQERLAKLVGGVAVINVGAATETEMKEKKARVEDALHATRAAVEEGIVPGGGVAYLRTLGALEALKLGGEQNFGVDIIRRALQEPLRKIASNAGVEGAVVINKVREGKGAFGYNARTDTYEDLEKAGVIDPTKVERTALQNAASVASLLLTTEAMVAERPKGKSKAGGAGGGMPDYGGDDMEY; encoded by the coding sequence ATGGCAGCGAAGGAGATTTTCTTCCACCAGTCCGCCCGTGAGGCCATCCTGCGCGGCGTTCGTACGCTGGCAGATGCGGTCGCGGTGACGCTCGGTCCCAAGGGCCGCAACGTGGTCATCGAGAAGAGCTTCGGCTCGCCCACCATCACCAAGGACGGCGTCACCGTCGCCAAGGAGATCGATCTCGAGAACAAGTTCGAGAACATGGGCGCGCAGATGGTGAAGGAGGTCGCGTCCAAGACCTCCGACAAGGCGGGCGACGGCACGACGACGGCGACGGTGCTCGCGCGCGCCATCTACGAGGAGGGCCTGAAGCTGGTGGCCGCCGGCCACAGCCCGATGGACCTCAAGCGCGGCATCGACAAGGCCGTCGAGGTGGTGGTGGAGGAGCTCAAGAAGATCTCCAAGCCGACCTCCGACAAGAAGGAGATCGCTCAGGTGGGCACCATCTCCGCGAACGGGGATGAGACCATCGGCACCATCATCGCGGACGCGATGGAGAAGGTGGGCAAGGAGGGCGTCATCACCGTCGAGGAGGCCAAGGGCCTTGAGACGACGCTCGACGTGGTGGAAGGCATGCAGTTCGACCGCGGCTACGTCTCGCCGTACTTCGTGACGAACCGCGAGCGCATGGAGGTCGTGGTCGACGACCCCTACATCCTCATCAGCGAGAAGAAGATCTCCTCGATGCAGGACATGATTCCCATCCTCGAGCAGGTCGCGCGCTCCGGGAAGCCCCTGCTCATCATCGCGGACGACATCGAGGGCGAGGCGCTGGCCACGCTCGTGGTGAACAAGATCCGCGGCGTGCTGAACGTGGCGGCGGTGAAGGCGCCAGGCTTCGGTGACCGTCGCAAGGAGATGCTCAAGGACATCGCCACGCTGACGGGCGGCATGGTGGTGAGCGAGGACCTGGGCCACACGTACGAGAAGCTGACGCTCGCCGAGCTGGGCCGCGCCAAGCGCATCACGGTGGACAAGGACAACACCACCATCGTCGATGGCAACGGCAAGAAGGAGGAGATCGAGGGTCGCATCAAGCTCATCCGTGGGCAGATGGACACGGTGACGAGCGACTACGACCGCGAGAAGCTCCAGGAGCGTCTGGCGAAGCTGGTGGGCGGCGTGGCCGTCATCAACGTCGGCGCGGCGACCGAGACGGAGATGAAGGAGAAGAAGGCCCGCGTCGAGGACGCGCTGCACGCGACGCGCGCGGCCGTCGAGGAGGGCATCGTCCCGGGCGGCGGCGTGGCGTACCTGCGCACGCTGGGCGCGCTGGAGGCGCTGAAGCTGGGTGGTGAGCAGAACTTCGGCGTGGACATCATCCGCCGCGCGCTGCAGGAGCCGCTGCGCAAGATCGCCAGCAACGCGGGCGTCGAGGGCGCCGTGGTCATCAACAAGGTGCGCGAGGGCAAGGGCGCGTTCGGCTACAACGCCCGCACGGACACCTACGAGGACCTGGAGAAGGCCGGCGTCATCGACCCGACGAAGGTGGAGCGCACCGCGCTGCAGAACGCCGCGTCCGTCGCCTCGCTGCTCTTGACCACCGAGGCCATGGTGGCCGAGCGTCCGAAGGGCAAGTCCAAGGCCGGCGGCGCCGGCGGCGGGATGCCGGACTACGGCGGCGACGACATGGAGTACTGA
- a CDS encoding response regulator produces MNILVVDDDLELCTLLSRFLEMHGYTVYSASDALQALDIMERNEVGMVITDYIMPHLDGIAFTEMLKADPRFQAIPVLLMTASTDGNVTEKGLRKGVALTLNKPLDMGQLLTLVRFAE; encoded by the coding sequence GTGAACATCCTTGTCGTCGACGACGATCTCGAGCTGTGCACCTTGCTCTCTCGCTTCCTGGAGATGCATGGGTACACCGTGTACTCGGCGTCCGACGCCCTCCAGGCGCTCGACATCATGGAGCGCAACGAGGTGGGCATGGTCATCACGGACTACATCATGCCCCACCTGGATGGCATCGCCTTCACGGAGATGCTCAAGGCCGACCCCCGCTTCCAGGCCATCCCGGTGCTCCTGATGACGGCCAGCACCGACGGGAACGTCACCGAGAAGGGCCTGCGCAAGGGCGTGGCCCTCACCCTCAACAAGCCCCTGGACATGGGGCAGCTCCTGACGCTGGTGCGCTTCGCCGAGTAG
- a CDS encoding metallopeptidase family protein, with the protein MEKRTGKASGSGDPRVRLEAVADAFEAGDFEGALGQVEGLLSDAPELPEALHYRAAALTELGRLEEAGRAFGLALKAAPEDLEILLGAADCLVCRAGEDREAVEEGLELCARGKRLAQREQDVEMLYEFLLLEGMGLNQMGECEQALVSLDAALGHMPRSVDARLERGIALFELCRFDDARGAFEAVLKDMPDEPWAHHYLGLMAERRGDEKEAKKRFARAQALVPEEFPPPVALGEAEFDRAVEDAVKALPQHAKQYLDNVTIAVEDIPSDEDLLGQDPPLSPSILGVFRGTPVGERSVTSAYDHLTASIVLYQKNLERFAKTREELIEQIGITVMHEVGHLMGLDEDDLWQRGLD; encoded by the coding sequence ATGGAGAAGCGGACCGGGAAGGCATCGGGGTCGGGGGACCCGAGGGTGCGGTTGGAGGCGGTGGCGGACGCCTTCGAGGCGGGCGATTTCGAGGGCGCCCTGGGACAGGTGGAGGGTCTGCTTTCGGACGCGCCGGAGCTGCCGGAGGCCCTGCACTACCGGGCCGCGGCCCTCACGGAGCTGGGGCGCCTGGAGGAGGCCGGCCGCGCCTTCGGCCTGGCGCTGAAGGCCGCCCCCGAGGACCTGGAAATCCTGCTGGGCGCCGCGGACTGCCTGGTGTGCCGGGCGGGCGAGGACCGCGAGGCGGTGGAGGAGGGCCTGGAGCTGTGTGCTCGGGGCAAGCGCCTGGCGCAGCGAGAGCAGGACGTGGAGATGCTCTACGAGTTCCTGCTCCTGGAGGGCATGGGGCTCAACCAGATGGGCGAGTGCGAGCAGGCCCTGGTGAGCCTGGACGCGGCGCTCGGGCACATGCCGCGCTCGGTGGACGCGAGGCTGGAGCGGGGCATCGCCCTGTTCGAGCTGTGCCGCTTCGACGACGCGCGCGGCGCCTTCGAGGCGGTGCTCAAGGACATGCCGGACGAGCCCTGGGCGCACCACTACCTGGGGCTGATGGCGGAGCGGCGCGGGGACGAGAAGGAGGCGAAGAAGCGCTTCGCGCGGGCGCAGGCGCTGGTGCCCGAGGAGTTCCCTCCCCCGGTGGCGCTGGGCGAGGCGGAGTTCGACCGCGCGGTGGAGGACGCGGTGAAGGCGCTGCCCCAGCACGCCAAGCAGTACCTGGACAACGTCACCATCGCGGTGGAGGACATCCCGTCGGATGAGGACCTGCTGGGGCAGGACCCTCCCCTGTCACCGAGCATCCTCGGCGTGTTCCGCGGGACGCCCGTGGGTGAGCGCAGCGTGACGAGCGCATATGACCACCTCACCGCGTCCATCGTGCTCTACCAGAAGAACCTGGAGCGCTTCGCGAAGACGCGCGAGGAGCTCATCGAGCAGATTGGAATCACCGTGATGCACGAGGTCGGTCACCTCATGGGGTTGGACGAGGACGACCTGTGGCAGCGGGGGCTGGACTGA
- a CDS encoding SDR family oxidoreductase, which translates to MAGKVALFGASGVIGQSVANALKAEGRPYRVVGRSRGSLESEFGADPLAEVVTWNPDDPASVREAARGVDTLIYMVGVNYWQFHLHPQLMRKTLDGAIAEGVKHVVLIGTVYPYGLPRTTPVRDDHPREPNSFKGRMRKEQEDLLLAEHAAGRIQATILRLPDFYGPHVERSFLHRAFVAALAGKRAQLIGPIDPPHEFIFVPDVGPIVLKLMDEPRAYGRSWNLAGAGVTTQREMIAEAYRQLGRPMKLSTMGKGMVRFIGLFDPFMRELVEMHYLLTTPVLMDDSELRHLLGDVPKTPYAEGIRQTLAAMKEPRTATVSPAPAATGRPRPTP; encoded by the coding sequence ATGGCAGGCAAGGTGGCGTTGTTCGGAGCGTCCGGAGTCATCGGCCAGAGCGTGGCCAACGCGTTGAAGGCCGAGGGACGGCCCTACCGGGTGGTCGGCCGCTCCCGGGGCTCACTCGAGTCCGAGTTCGGCGCGGACCCGCTCGCCGAGGTCGTGACGTGGAACCCGGACGACCCGGCCTCCGTCCGCGAGGCGGCCCGGGGCGTGGACACCCTCATCTACATGGTGGGCGTCAACTACTGGCAGTTCCACCTGCATCCGCAACTCATGCGAAAGACGCTCGACGGCGCCATCGCCGAGGGCGTCAAGCACGTGGTCCTCATCGGCACCGTCTATCCGTACGGTCTGCCTCGCACCACGCCCGTGCGCGATGACCATCCGCGCGAGCCCAACTCCTTCAAGGGCCGCATGCGCAAGGAACAGGAGGACCTCCTCCTCGCCGAGCATGCCGCCGGCCGCATCCAGGCCACCATCCTCCGCCTGCCCGACTTCTACGGCCCCCACGTCGAGCGCAGCTTCCTCCACCGCGCCTTCGTCGCCGCCCTCGCCGGCAAGCGCGCCCAGCTCATCGGCCCCATCGACCCACCCCACGAGTTCATCTTCGTCCCCGACGTGGGCCCCATCGTCCTCAAGCTCATGGACGAACCCCGCGCTTACGGCCGCTCCTGGAACCTCGCCGGCGCCGGCGTCACCACCCAGCGAGAGATGATCGCGGAGGCGTACCGACAGCTCGGCCGCCCCATGAAGCTCTCCACGATGGGGAAGGGGATGGTCCGCTTCATCGGCCTGTTCGACCCGTTCATGCGCGAGCTCGTGGAGATGCACTACCTGCTCACCACTCCCGTGCTCATGGACGACTCGGAGCTGCGCCACCTGCTCGGGGACGTCCCCAAGACGCCCTACGCAGAGGGCATCCGCCAGACGCTCGCCGCCATGAAAGAGCCGCGCACGGCCACCGTCAGTCCAGCCCCCGCTGCCACAGGTCGTCCTCGTCCAACCCCATGA
- a CDS encoding TetR/AcrR family transcriptional regulator, whose protein sequence is MGISERKERQRAELREHILRVAREMVVKEGFGALSMRKLADAVEYAPATLYLHFENREAIARELCIRGFEEFLAKLEPAAVEPEPLARLKVMSAAYVAFGLEHPETYRLIFMEDPKLSTALFQGQRDGAGARSFGLLASVFEDLKSAGRLATEAQPAKLAEMLWAGLHGIVSLKLTCAAFTETTAEMLRDTLLETLVHGLPGLKPARGARAR, encoded by the coding sequence ATGGGGATTTCGGAGCGGAAGGAGCGCCAGCGGGCGGAGTTGCGGGAGCACATCCTGCGGGTGGCGCGAGAGATGGTGGTGAAGGAGGGGTTCGGAGCGCTGTCGATGCGCAAGCTGGCGGACGCGGTGGAGTACGCGCCGGCGACGCTGTACCTGCACTTCGAGAACCGGGAGGCGATAGCCCGGGAGCTGTGCATCCGGGGGTTCGAGGAGTTCCTGGCGAAGCTGGAGCCTGCGGCGGTGGAGCCCGAGCCGCTGGCGAGGCTGAAGGTGATGTCGGCGGCCTATGTGGCGTTCGGCCTGGAGCATCCGGAGACCTACCGGCTCATCTTCATGGAAGACCCCAAGTTGTCGACGGCGCTGTTCCAGGGCCAGCGGGATGGGGCGGGGGCCCGCTCCTTCGGCCTGCTGGCGAGCGTGTTCGAGGACCTGAAGTCAGCCGGGAGGCTGGCGACGGAGGCACAGCCCGCGAAGCTCGCGGAGATGCTGTGGGCGGGGCTGCACGGGATTGTGAGCCTGAAGCTGACCTGCGCCGCGTTCACGGAGACGACCGCGGAGATGCTGCGGGACACGTTGCTGGAGACGCTGGTGCACGGGCTGCCGGGGCTGAAGCCGGCCCGTGGCGCACGCGCGCGTTGA